The Montipora foliosa isolate CH-2021 chromosome 1, ASM3666993v2, whole genome shotgun sequence genome has a window encoding:
- the LOC137975191 gene encoding organic cation transporter protein-like isoform X2, which yields MMAGSLMFGAVSDYFGRRFCLFLCSALAFGFSLASSFVDCLSFFTFLRFCSGAAITGLFVGHYVYILELVGASYRTMAGKVQDVFWVIGACIMVMIAYLVRDWRHVLLIASFPAALFYLLWRVFPESLRWLVIQGRLEDAHVILMKYANKSCIEVDPHTVSSMLEKCRASESKLKAGTKRSPLDLVCTPRMRKRTLILCFNWMVLNMIFYGIMLYVPSLAGNLYLNVFLMFVSDLPHTPMAWIAFKYFGRRVPHCIFMLISGLSCLLVLAVPEDLKGLITALAIIGRFFGSASFSNIYLYSTELYPTAVRNMALGVCSTFSRIGGIVVPFIVALGQLPDASVALPLVIIGIMTLIAGIMSLWLPETLLSNMSETVEDVEKSCENYGLIWMGKPRSCPFSFSSCFGGKNSEGQRDNANVLTDITSDDVGKKNSFDSDDPKETSPLTTTADGPMQTAS from the exons ATGATGGCAGGTTCTCTGATGTTTGGAGCTGTATCTGACTACTTTGGACGAAGATTTTGCCTCTTCTTGTGCAGCGCCCTAGCA TTCGGGTTTAGTCTCGCCTCTAGCTTCGTGGACTGTCTGTCCTTTTTCACCTTTCTTCGCTTCTGCTCTGGTGCCGCCATCACAGGCCTGTTTGTTGGTCATTATGTCTACATCCTGGAGCTGGTTGGAGCAAGTTATCGTACAATGGCGGGCAAAGTGCAAGATGTTTTCTGGGTAATTGGTGCGTGCATCATGGTAATGATTGCTTATCTTGTGAGGGACTGGAGACATGTTTTACTTATTGCCAGTTTCCCGGCCGCACTATTTTATTTACTTTGGAG GGTATTTCCGGAATCGTTGCGATGGCTTGTCATTCAAGGTCGTCTGGAGGATGCACATGTAATTCTCATGAAATATGCAAACAAGAGCTGTATTGAGGTTGACCCTCACACCGTCAGTTCCATGCTGGAGAAATGTCGAGCGTCTGAGAGCAAACTTAAAGCTGGGACGAAGAGATCCCCGCTGGATTTGGTGTGCACACCCAGAATGAGAAAGAGAACGCTGATTCTCTGCTTTAACTG GATGGTACTTAACATGATATTCTATGGCATCATGTTATATGTCCCAAGTCTGGCTGGGAATCTGTACCTCAATGTGTTCTTGATGTTTGTGAGCGACTTGCCGCACACACCGATGGCATGGATTGCCTTCAAATA ttttggTCGCCGTGTTCCACATTGCATATTTATGCTTATCAGTGGATTGTCATGTCTCCTTGTGTTAGCTGTTCCTGAAG ATTTGAAAGGATTAATAACGGCTTTAGCGATCATTGGACGATTTTTTGGGTCAGCTTCCTTCTCCAACATCTACTTATACAGCACTGAGCTTTACCCTACCGCCGTGAG GAATATGGCCCTTGGCGTTTGCTCCACCTTCTCTCGAATCGGAGGGATTGTCGTTCCTTTCATTGTCGCTTTA GGCCAGTTGCCTGATGCATCTGTGGCATTACCTCTGGTTATTATTGGTATTATGACACTAATTGCTGGAATAATGTCCCTGTGGCTGCCCGAAACTCTACTTTCCAATATGTCTGAGACAGTAGAAGACGTTGAGAAATCTTGTGAGAACTATGGACTGATATGGATGGGCAAGCCTCGTTCGTGTCCTTTCTCCTTCTCGTCATGCTTTGG TGGTAAGAATTCTGAGGGACAACGTGACAATGCCAACGTATTGACTGACATCACCAGCGATGACGTTGGAAAGAAGAACTCATTTGACTCTGACGATCCAAAAGAGACCTCTCCTCTGACCACCACTGCAGATGGTCCAATGCAAACAGCATCTTAA
- the LOC137975191 gene encoding organic cation transporter protein-like isoform X1 has translation MASQIKYPTQHFDDVLRYVGEFGWWQKFLYFSSCFLVIVSSALQIASLVFATGTPRFQCVTPNVTCDENKCCEECTSYRFQSSFSSTVTEWNLICDKANIAATVQSLFVAGMMAGSLMFGAVSDYFGRRFCLFLCSALAFGFSLASSFVDCLSFFTFLRFCSGAAITGLFVGHYVYILELVGASYRTMAGKVQDVFWVIGACIMVMIAYLVRDWRHVLLIASFPAALFYLLWRVFPESLRWLVIQGRLEDAHVILMKYANKSCIEVDPHTVSSMLEKCRASESKLKAGTKRSPLDLVCTPRMRKRTLILCFNWMVLNMIFYGIMLYVPSLAGNLYLNVFLMFVSDLPHTPMAWIAFKYFGRRVPHCIFMLISGLSCLLVLAVPEDLKGLITALAIIGRFFGSASFSNIYLYSTELYPTAVRNMALGVCSTFSRIGGIVVPFIVALGQLPDASVALPLVIIGIMTLIAGIMSLWLPETLLSNMSETVEDVEKSCENYGLIWMGKPRSCPFSFSSCFGGKNSEGQRDNANVLTDITSDDVGKKNSFDSDDPKETSPLTTTADGPMQTAS, from the exons ATGGCTTCCCAAATTAAGTATCCTACTCAACATTTTGATGATGTTTTGCGATATGTTGGTGAGTTCGGATGGTGGCAAAAGTTCCTTTATTTCTCGTCCTGTTTCCTGGTCATCGTTTCCAGTGCTTTGCAGATAGCCTCACTTGTCTTTGCCACTGGTACGCCTCGATTTCAATGCGTGACTCCAAATGTAACGTGTGACGAGAATAAGTGCTGTGAAGAATGCACCAGTTATCGTTTTCAAAGCTCATTTTCAAGCACCGTCACTGAG TGGAACTTGATTTGCGACAAAGCAAACATCGCCGCTACTGTTCAGTCCTTATTTGTTGCTGGTATGATGGCAGGTTCTCTGATGTTTGGAGCTGTATCTGACTACTTTGGACGAAGATTTTGCCTCTTCTTGTGCAGCGCCCTAGCA TTCGGGTTTAGTCTCGCCTCTAGCTTCGTGGACTGTCTGTCCTTTTTCACCTTTCTTCGCTTCTGCTCTGGTGCCGCCATCACAGGCCTGTTTGTTGGTCATTATGTCTACATCCTGGAGCTGGTTGGAGCAAGTTATCGTACAATGGCGGGCAAAGTGCAAGATGTTTTCTGGGTAATTGGTGCGTGCATCATGGTAATGATTGCTTATCTTGTGAGGGACTGGAGACATGTTTTACTTATTGCCAGTTTCCCGGCCGCACTATTTTATTTACTTTGGAG GGTATTTCCGGAATCGTTGCGATGGCTTGTCATTCAAGGTCGTCTGGAGGATGCACATGTAATTCTCATGAAATATGCAAACAAGAGCTGTATTGAGGTTGACCCTCACACCGTCAGTTCCATGCTGGAGAAATGTCGAGCGTCTGAGAGCAAACTTAAAGCTGGGACGAAGAGATCCCCGCTGGATTTGGTGTGCACACCCAGAATGAGAAAGAGAACGCTGATTCTCTGCTTTAACTG GATGGTACTTAACATGATATTCTATGGCATCATGTTATATGTCCCAAGTCTGGCTGGGAATCTGTACCTCAATGTGTTCTTGATGTTTGTGAGCGACTTGCCGCACACACCGATGGCATGGATTGCCTTCAAATA ttttggTCGCCGTGTTCCACATTGCATATTTATGCTTATCAGTGGATTGTCATGTCTCCTTGTGTTAGCTGTTCCTGAAG ATTTGAAAGGATTAATAACGGCTTTAGCGATCATTGGACGATTTTTTGGGTCAGCTTCCTTCTCCAACATCTACTTATACAGCACTGAGCTTTACCCTACCGCCGTGAG GAATATGGCCCTTGGCGTTTGCTCCACCTTCTCTCGAATCGGAGGGATTGTCGTTCCTTTCATTGTCGCTTTA GGCCAGTTGCCTGATGCATCTGTGGCATTACCTCTGGTTATTATTGGTATTATGACACTAATTGCTGGAATAATGTCCCTGTGGCTGCCCGAAACTCTACTTTCCAATATGTCTGAGACAGTAGAAGACGTTGAGAAATCTTGTGAGAACTATGGACTGATATGGATGGGCAAGCCTCGTTCGTGTCCTTTCTCCTTCTCGTCATGCTTTGG TGGTAAGAATTCTGAGGGACAACGTGACAATGCCAACGTATTGACTGACATCACCAGCGATGACGTTGGAAAGAAGAACTCATTTGACTCTGACGATCCAAAAGAGACCTCTCCTCTGACCACCACTGCAGATGGTCCAATGCAAACAGCATCTTAA